GGTCTTCGCCTCCCAGCCGGTGATCTCACCATCCTTGCCCCGGCTCGCACCACCATTCGGATCCGGAGACTGGTAGGCAGTGAAAGCAGGAACCTCCACGGCTGCGTGGAGGTGGCCAAGAAGGAGGAACGGAATGATACCTAAAAGCCGGTTTTTCATGCCGTAGATTTGCTTTCATGCCATCCTAGTCAATCCCAAAGGAAAGTAGCCTCACGGGCGAGTCACCGGAGTCGCGATCAATGACGCTGCATTTCCAGCAGGCTGCGGAACATGTCGTGCTTCGCTTCCAACTCTTGGAAAGTGCCATCGCCCACGATGCGCCCTTGTTCGAAAACAAGAATGCGGTCCGCGATGCGGATCGTGCTGAAGCGGTGGGCGATGATGAAGGTGGTGCGTCCCTTGGTAAGGCTGGAGAGCTCTTCCTGGATACGGGCCTCTGCACCGGCATCCAGCGCGGAGGTCGCCTCGTCGAGGATAAGCACCGGGGCATTCTTGAGGAAGGCACGCGCGATCGAGATCCGCTGCTTCTGGCCACCCGAGAGTTGGGCACCGCGTTCCCCTACTTGGGTTTCGTAGCCCTGCGGAAGGTTCACGATGAACTCATGCGCGTGAGCTTGCCGGGCAGCTTCCATCACCTCCTCCTTGCTCGCGTCCATGCGCCCGAGGCGGATATTCTCAAACACCGTTCCCGCGAAGAGCACCGCTTCCTGCGGCACGATGGTGATGAAGTCTCGCAGTTCCTTCAGGCGCAGCTCGCGGATATCGGTACCGTCCAATTGGATCGAGCCCGATGTCGGATCGTAGAAGCGCGGGACAAGGCTCGCGAAGGTCGTCTTGCCAGCGCCCGAGGGACCGACAAGCGCCACCACCTGGCCCGCAGGAACATCGAGGACGATGTTGTGAAGGGCCGGATTGTCACCGTAGGAGAACTCGACGTTCTGGAAGGAGACCCGGCCCTTTACCGTGCCGAGATGCACCGGATTCGGCGGATCGGTCACGCCTTCCTCTGCCTTCAGGATCACCTCGAGACGGTCCAGCGAGGCTTCGCCCTGCTTCATGCGGTTGTGAATTTCCCCGAGCTTCTTCATCGGGTCGTAGCACATGTAGAGCGCCGTCACCACGCCCATGAAACGTTCCAGCGTCAGGCCCTTCGTGGCTCCGTAACCGAGCGCAAATGCAACCACGCCGGCAGCAACCATTTCGATGAAAGGCGGCGTGAGGTAGCGGTATTTGATCACCTTCAGGTGAAACTTCGTCCAGCGACCGATGCCATCCAGGAAGCGCTGGCCCATCATTTCCTCCAGATTGAAGGCGCG
This portion of the Luteolibacter luteus genome encodes:
- a CDS encoding ABC transporter ATP-binding protein; this encodes MKKFYPYFRYLAGVRGTFLAGVGAGILFAVASGFGLPLMVKTVFPLIFGKVNPITEVQAELEKSVGPERSKELLEKAFESEMKQLEETSKFREYVAKQVGEENAPRAILIAACAIIPLAALIRGIAGFFNVYWITAAGLHVLREIQQSVFVKLQRLPLGFFSGRKTGDLISRVISDSNMLQGVVTTISNDLIKQPFTLIAALAFLVKDSWENKESFFLIICLLSIPLVVVPIRFLGKRLMRKAAHMQRESGDNSGILAETLGATREIRAFNLEEMMGQRFLDGIGRWTKFHLKVIKYRYLTPPFIEMVAAGVVAFALGYGATKGLTLERFMGVVTALYMCYDPMKKLGEIHNRMKQGEASLDRLEVILKAEEGVTDPPNPVHLGTVKGRVSFQNVEFSYGDNPALHNIVLDVPAGQVVALVGPSGAGKTTFASLVPRFYDPTSGSIQLDGTDIRELRLKELRDFITIVPQEAVLFAGTVFENIRLGRMDASKEEVMEAARQAHAHEFIVNLPQGYETQVGERGAQLSGGQKQRISIARAFLKNAPVLILDEATSALDAGAEARIQEELSSLTKGRTTFIIAHRFSTIRIADRILVFEQGRIVGDGTFQELEAKHDMFRSLLEMQRH